In Gemmobacter sp. 24YEA27, a genomic segment contains:
- a CDS encoding ATP-binding cassette domain-containing protein: MGQAGKVAGADVPAVQLDHVVRRFNDRPALDDISLTLGRGEIVGLIGRSGAGKSTLIRCLNGLDRPQAGRVVIDGTDISTLSEQALNPVRRRIGMIFQHFNLLSAKTVAENVALPLKIAGVARAARMKRVMELLDLVGLADKANAYPAQLSGGQKQRIGIARALAPEPLLLLSDEATSALDPETTQQILTLLKDVNRQLGLTILMITHEMEVVRQIAHRVLVLDAGRIVEEGPVARVLASPQTDTTRSLLRGLSPVLPADLVAQIAPEGDQALIRVDVYGPDARRPLLAGVEAITGQPARLLHGGLNDVQGEPYGRLFLALGTNDQDKLAAVVAKLKPETTAIEVLGYVPATV; this comes from the coding sequence ATGGGGCAGGCGGGGAAAGTGGCGGGCGCGGATGTACCGGCGGTGCAGCTTGACCATGTGGTCAGGCGGTTCAATGACCGGCCGGCGCTGGATGATATATCGCTGACGCTGGGACGGGGCGAGATCGTCGGGCTGATCGGGCGCTCAGGCGCGGGGAAGTCGACGCTGATCCGCTGCCTGAACGGGCTTGACCGGCCGCAGGCGGGGCGCGTTGTGATCGATGGCACCGATATCTCGACGCTGTCGGAGCAGGCGCTGAACCCGGTGCGTCGCCGCATCGGGATGATTTTCCAGCATTTCAATTTGTTATCTGCGAAAACTGTTGCCGAGAATGTCGCGCTGCCGCTGAAGATCGCCGGCGTGGCCCGCGCCGCCCGGATGAAACGCGTTATGGAATTGCTGGATCTTGTGGGCCTGGCCGACAAGGCTAACGCCTATCCGGCGCAGCTTTCGGGCGGGCAGAAGCAGCGGATCGGCATCGCGCGGGCGCTGGCGCCCGAGCCGCTTTTGCTTTTGTCGGATGAGGCGACCTCGGCGCTCGATCCCGAGACCACGCAACAGATCCTGACGCTTTTGAAAGATGTGAACCGCCAGCTCGGACTGACGATCCTGATGATCACCCATGAGATGGAGGTGGTGCGCCAGATCGCCCATCGCGTCCTCGTGCTGGATGCGGGCCGGATCGTCGAGGAAGGCCCGGTGGCCAGGGTGCTCGCCAGTCCTCAGACCGACACCACCCGCAGCCTTTTGCGTGGCCTCTCGCCGGTCTTGCCGGCGGATCTGGTGGCGCAGATCGCACCCGAAGGGGATCAGGCGCTGATCCGCGTTGATGTCTACGGGCCCGATGCCCGCCGCCCGCTTCTGGCCGGGGTCGAGGCGATCACGGGACAGCCCGCGCGGCTGCTGCATGGCGGGTTGAATGATGTTCAGGGCGAGCCTTATGGCAGGCTTTTTCTCGCACTTGGGACCAATGATCAGGACAAGCTGGCCGCAGTGGTGGCAAAGCTGAAACCGGAAACGACCGCAATTGAGGTGCTCGGCTATGTCCCCGCAACTGTTTGA
- a CDS encoding DMT family protein → MLNLPVPLVTVLLLIASNIFMTYAWYGHLKDGASMPMFKVILISWGVAFFEYCLMVPANRIGYTYFNAAQLKTIQEVITLAVFAAFSVLYLKESLGWNHLIGFSLIALGAFFIFQKW, encoded by the coding sequence ATGCTCAATCTTCCCGTTCCCCTGGTGACGGTCCTTTTGCTGATCGCCTCGAATATCTTCATGACCTACGCCTGGTATGGCCATCTGAAAGACGGCGCCTCAATGCCGATGTTCAAGGTCATTCTTATCTCCTGGGGCGTCGCCTTCTTTGAATACTGCCTGATGGTTCCGGCGAACCGCATTGGCTACACCTATTTCAACGCAGCCCAGCTCAAGACCATCCAGGAGGTGATCACCCTCGCGGTTTTTGCGGCGTTTTCGGTGCTCTATCTCAAGGAATCCCTTGGCTGGAACCATCTGATCGGCTTCAGCCTGATCGCTCTTGGCGCGTTCTTCATCTTCCAGAAATGGTGA
- a CDS encoding MetQ/NlpA family ABC transporter substrate-binding protein, protein MSLFSLSRRAALTLAAAALMSPALSPAAFADNAALKVGIMGGEDEAVWAVVAEQAKPLGLDISTVIFNDYTQPNEALARNEIDANAFQHLPYLEAQIAAHGYEIIPEIDTAIFPIGVYSKKHGSLAELPDGAVIGVPNDPSNGGRALKVLEQLGLIKVNPEAGILATVIDVTENSKNLDLRELDAGVVGRAIDDLDAAVVNTDWAAKADLLDNRIAEESGVNNPYTNFIAIRTADKDAEWVAKLREAFQSDAVKAAYADAYKGAAVPAW, encoded by the coding sequence ATGTCGTTGTTTTCCCTGTCCCGCCGTGCGGCCCTTACGCTTGCCGCTGCCGCTCTTATGTCCCCCGCGCTTTCTCCGGCGGCTTTCGCGGATAATGCCGCGCTGAAGGTGGGGATTATGGGGGGCGAGGATGAAGCGGTCTGGGCCGTGGTCGCGGAACAGGCGAAGCCGCTGGGCCTCGATATCTCGACGGTGATCTTCAACGATTATACCCAGCCGAATGAGGCGCTGGCCCGCAATGAGATCGACGCCAATGCCTTCCAGCATCTGCCCTATCTCGAAGCGCAGATCGCCGCACATGGCTATGAGATCATCCCGGAGATCGACACCGCGATCTTCCCGATCGGCGTCTATTCGAAGAAACATGGCTCGCTGGCAGAGCTGCCGGACGGCGCAGTGATCGGCGTGCCGAACGACCCGTCGAATGGCGGTCGCGCGCTCAAGGTGCTGGAGCAGCTGGGCCTGATCAAGGTCAACCCGGAAGCCGGTATTCTGGCCACTGTGATCGACGTGACCGAGAACTCGAAAAACCTCGACCTGCGCGAGCTGGATGCCGGTGTGGTCGGGCGCGCGATTGACGACCTTGACGCGGCGGTGGTCAATACCGACTGGGCGGCCAAGGCTGACCTGCTCGACAACCGGATCGCCGAGGAATCGGGTGTAAACAACCCCTATACCAATTTCATCGCGATCCGCACCGCTGACAAAGATGCAGAATGGGTTGCGAAACTGCGCGAAGCCTTCCAGTCCGACGCGGTCAAAGCGGCTTATGCCGATGCTTATAAGGGCGCGGCAGTTCCCGCCTGGTAA